The following coding sequences lie in one Girardinichthys multiradiatus isolate DD_20200921_A chromosome 13, DD_fGirMul_XY1, whole genome shotgun sequence genomic window:
- the vps45 gene encoding vacuolar protein sorting-associated protein 45 isoform X1 has product MNVTLAVKQYISKMIENSGPGMKVLLMDKETTSIVSVVYTQSEILQKEVYLFERIDSQNRDSMKHLKAICFLRPTKENVQHLIQELRRPNYSVYFIYFSNVISKSEIKALAEADEQEVVAEVQEFYGDFIAVNPHLFSLNLQGVARRRTDQNLSSQNRFPGRTWETSMLSRCTQGLTSVLLALKKCPMIRYQLSSDMAKRLAENVKQIITKEYELFDFRKTEVPPLLLILDRSDDAITPLLNQWTYQAMVHELLGLNNNRIDLSRVPGITKDLREVVLSAENDEFYANNLYLNFGEIGTNIKNLMEDFQKKKPKGQQKLESIADMKAFVDNYPQFKKMSGTVSKHVTVVGELSRLVSERQLMEVSEVEQELACQNDHSSAQQNVRRLLQNPRVSELDAVRLVMLYALRYERHSSSILSSLMEELSRRGVSERYRKMVQSVVEYGGKRIRGSDLITPTDAVAITKQFFKGLKGVENVYTQHQPLLHDTLDQLIKGRLKDSQFPYLGPSSLRDRPQDIMVFLIGGATYEEALTVYNLNRNTPGVRIVLGGSAIHNTKSFLEEVILATGHSGDRAQGSGRHSTRR; this is encoded by the exons ATGAACGTGACCCTCGCGGTGAAGCAGTACATCTCCAAGATGATCGAGAACAGCGGGCCCGGGATGAAGGTCCTGCTCATGGACAAGGAGACG ACCAGTATAGTGAGCGTGGTGTACACCCAGTCTGAGATCCTGCAGAAGGAGGTTTACCTGTTTGAACGGATTGACTCGCAGAACAGAGACAGCATGAAGCACCTGAAGGCCATCTGCTTCCTTCGTCCAACTAAG GAGAATGTGCAGCACCTAATCCAGGAGCTACGAAGACCAAATTACAGTGTCTACTTCATCT ACTTCAGTAATGTGATCAGTAAGAGTGAGATAAAAGCTCTGGCTGAGGCAGATGAACAGGAGGTGGTGGCTGAAGTCCAG GAGTTTTATGGAGACTTCATTGCTGTGAATCCTCACCTGTTTTCCCTCAACCTGCAGGGTGTCGCCCGG AGACGCACCGATCAGAATTTATCCAGCCAAAACCGTTTTCCG ggCCGGACATGGGAAACTTCCATGTTGTCCCGCTGCACTCAGGGTTTGACTTCCGTCCTGCTCGCTCTGAAGAAATGTCCAATGATTCGCTATCAGCTGTCCTCTGACATGGCCAAACGTCTTGCAGAAAATGTCAAG CAAATCATCACAAAGGAATACGAGCTGTTTGACTTCAGGAAGACTGAAGTCCCTCCTCTGCTGCTGATCCTTGACCGCAGTGATGACGCCATCACACCGCTGCTAAACCAG TGGACGTACCAGGCGATGGTCCATGAGCTGCTGGGTCTGAACAACAACCGGATCGACCTATCCAGGGTCCCTGGGATCACCAAGGACCTGAGGGAGGTGGTGCTCTCTGCGGAGAACGATGAGTTTTACGCCAAC AACTTGTACTTAAACTTCGGGGAGATCGGCACCAACATAAAGAACTTGATGGAAGATTTCCAGAAAAAGAAACCCAAAGGGCAACAGAAGCTGGAGTCCATTGCTGACATGAAG GCATTTGTGGATAACTACCCTCAGTTTAAGAAGATGTCGGGAACTGTGTCCAAGCACGTTACAGTGGTGGGGGAGCTGTCCCGGCTGGTGTCAGAGCGGCAGCTGATGGAGGTGTCTGAGGTGGAGCAGGAACTGGCTTGTCAGAACGACCACTCTAGCGCTCAACAG AACGTTCGACGGCTGCTGCAAAATCCCCGTGTTTCGGAGTTGGACGCCGTCCGTCTCGTCATGCTCTACGCTTTGAGATACGAACGTCACAGCAGCAGCATCCTCTCCTCTCTGATGGAAGAGCTGAGCAGGAGAGGAGTGTCTGAACGCTACCGCAAG ATGGTTCAGTCAGTTGTGGAGTATGGTGGAAAGAGAATCAGAGGAAGTGACCTCATCACACCGACAGATGCTGTTGCCATCACCAAACAGTTCTTCAAAGGACTAAAG GGTGTAGAGAACGTGTATACACAGCATCAGCCTCTGCTGCACGACACTCTGGACCAGCTGATTAAAGGTCGACTCAAAGACAGCCAGTTCCCTTACCTGGGACCCAGCAGCCTCAGAGACAG GCCTCAAGACATTATGGTGTTTCTGATTGGTGGAGCCACATATGAAGAAGCTTTGACCGTTTACAACCTGAACCGTAATACTCCTGGGGTTCGGATTGTGCTGGGAGGAAGTGCCATCCACAACACTAAGAG TTTCCTTGAAGAGGTGATTTTGGCGACGGGTCACAGTGGTGACAGAGCACAGGGAAGTGGTCGTCATTCCACCAGGCGATAA
- the vps45 gene encoding vacuolar protein sorting-associated protein 45 isoform X2 — MNVTLAVKQYISKMIENSGPGMKVLLMDKETTSIVSVVYTQSEILQKEVYLFERIDSQNRDSMKHLKAICFLRPTKENVQHLIQELRRPNYSVYFIYFSNVISKSEIKALAEADEQEVVAEVQEFYGDFIAVNPHLFSLNLQGVARGRTWETSMLSRCTQGLTSVLLALKKCPMIRYQLSSDMAKRLAENVKQIITKEYELFDFRKTEVPPLLLILDRSDDAITPLLNQWTYQAMVHELLGLNNNRIDLSRVPGITKDLREVVLSAENDEFYANNLYLNFGEIGTNIKNLMEDFQKKKPKGQQKLESIADMKAFVDNYPQFKKMSGTVSKHVTVVGELSRLVSERQLMEVSEVEQELACQNDHSSAQQNVRRLLQNPRVSELDAVRLVMLYALRYERHSSSILSSLMEELSRRGVSERYRKMVQSVVEYGGKRIRGSDLITPTDAVAITKQFFKGLKGVENVYTQHQPLLHDTLDQLIKGRLKDSQFPYLGPSSLRDRPQDIMVFLIGGATYEEALTVYNLNRNTPGVRIVLGGSAIHNTKSFLEEVILATGHSGDRAQGSGRHSTRR; from the exons ATGAACGTGACCCTCGCGGTGAAGCAGTACATCTCCAAGATGATCGAGAACAGCGGGCCCGGGATGAAGGTCCTGCTCATGGACAAGGAGACG ACCAGTATAGTGAGCGTGGTGTACACCCAGTCTGAGATCCTGCAGAAGGAGGTTTACCTGTTTGAACGGATTGACTCGCAGAACAGAGACAGCATGAAGCACCTGAAGGCCATCTGCTTCCTTCGTCCAACTAAG GAGAATGTGCAGCACCTAATCCAGGAGCTACGAAGACCAAATTACAGTGTCTACTTCATCT ACTTCAGTAATGTGATCAGTAAGAGTGAGATAAAAGCTCTGGCTGAGGCAGATGAACAGGAGGTGGTGGCTGAAGTCCAG GAGTTTTATGGAGACTTCATTGCTGTGAATCCTCACCTGTTTTCCCTCAACCTGCAGGGTGTCGCCCGG ggCCGGACATGGGAAACTTCCATGTTGTCCCGCTGCACTCAGGGTTTGACTTCCGTCCTGCTCGCTCTGAAGAAATGTCCAATGATTCGCTATCAGCTGTCCTCTGACATGGCCAAACGTCTTGCAGAAAATGTCAAG CAAATCATCACAAAGGAATACGAGCTGTTTGACTTCAGGAAGACTGAAGTCCCTCCTCTGCTGCTGATCCTTGACCGCAGTGATGACGCCATCACACCGCTGCTAAACCAG TGGACGTACCAGGCGATGGTCCATGAGCTGCTGGGTCTGAACAACAACCGGATCGACCTATCCAGGGTCCCTGGGATCACCAAGGACCTGAGGGAGGTGGTGCTCTCTGCGGAGAACGATGAGTTTTACGCCAAC AACTTGTACTTAAACTTCGGGGAGATCGGCACCAACATAAAGAACTTGATGGAAGATTTCCAGAAAAAGAAACCCAAAGGGCAACAGAAGCTGGAGTCCATTGCTGACATGAAG GCATTTGTGGATAACTACCCTCAGTTTAAGAAGATGTCGGGAACTGTGTCCAAGCACGTTACAGTGGTGGGGGAGCTGTCCCGGCTGGTGTCAGAGCGGCAGCTGATGGAGGTGTCTGAGGTGGAGCAGGAACTGGCTTGTCAGAACGACCACTCTAGCGCTCAACAG AACGTTCGACGGCTGCTGCAAAATCCCCGTGTTTCGGAGTTGGACGCCGTCCGTCTCGTCATGCTCTACGCTTTGAGATACGAACGTCACAGCAGCAGCATCCTCTCCTCTCTGATGGAAGAGCTGAGCAGGAGAGGAGTGTCTGAACGCTACCGCAAG ATGGTTCAGTCAGTTGTGGAGTATGGTGGAAAGAGAATCAGAGGAAGTGACCTCATCACACCGACAGATGCTGTTGCCATCACCAAACAGTTCTTCAAAGGACTAAAG GGTGTAGAGAACGTGTATACACAGCATCAGCCTCTGCTGCACGACACTCTGGACCAGCTGATTAAAGGTCGACTCAAAGACAGCCAGTTCCCTTACCTGGGACCCAGCAGCCTCAGAGACAG GCCTCAAGACATTATGGTGTTTCTGATTGGTGGAGCCACATATGAAGAAGCTTTGACCGTTTACAACCTGAACCGTAATACTCCTGGGGTTCGGATTGTGCTGGGAGGAAGTGCCATCCACAACACTAAGAG TTTCCTTGAAGAGGTGATTTTGGCGACGGGTCACAGTGGTGACAGAGCACAGGGAAGTGGTCGTCATTCCACCAGGCGATAA